One Oscillatoria sp. FACHB-1406 DNA window includes the following coding sequences:
- a CDS encoding filamentous hemagglutinin N-terminal domain-containing protein: MKLQRAIPALIVLLLGNEAFALPLVPDSTLGTENSAIVPLDDTNNRIDGGALRGINLFHSFSEFNVGEGSGVYFSNPAAVENILTRVTGSNPSEILGRLGVLGNANLFLLNPNGIIFGANVQLDIAGSFTASTADRILFENNNGYYSASDIGNSSLLSIQPGALFHNAVATQSIVSRGNLTVGGSLILSGANLDLSGQLHAGRDLTLEALNSLTIADSATAPFNTTSGSNLLVQGERNLNISILRHPNSEITSGGNTILRSDNPIVSDGRFRSLGNFRVENMNGNLGDLISIDDPVFQVSGDYFFNNYTGTSLQILAGGSVFSTGTIAITGAGVLFNNSTVTLSNGTSLAINGTTRPALDIRAGTTSFFGSPLAVGMSGNAEINLNRIVFNNTAAAANGIVYLSTQYSPNLSLGGGNITIGAIAGSNSIGNAATVVIDSRAGIQTGDINTSASAVNRNGGNVTLLARDGIATQTIDTRSTQRDSGAIAISSSNGGIDTSGGQLLSLVAGADRFGRNGGAITLNASGDIRAGAMDSSGGKNGGGGNISLRSVNGNVEFNGVTINSDTYGSAAAGNIAISGNAVNVSNGALITSSTFNRGNGGRIQITANNALNIDNSRVVSTTEAAATGNAGTIALQGQSLALQNRAEITSSTFGLGKAGTISLNFSDTAAIDNSTIASQGSTTAGNDAGQVAIGARVLNILNNAAISSSNQGSGNAGQVTLLGTQSLNINNSRVTSDAGTATVPSFSRGVVTIRGGEVALQNQTVVSSLTNGTSQAGTVTVRADSGNVSIAGGVRISSNSYGTGDAGNIDLFAARDIAIDNSRVSSDNSVGAATNTGGNVTLNAQNIDLVNSSQISSNTSGLARAGTVNLNASDRATIDSSEILSTVAQSGQNRAGDISVNARLLSLVNGSTVSSRTQGQGDAGTVNLQASQGIILDRSTVDSEVGARAVGQGGNVSVIGPTVALRNSAIVSSSTFGQGNAGTVNLSATAGTLSLTDSAVTSSSTFGQGNAGTVNLNATQAVALDNSRVESRVALGAVGNGGNITMTGQSLSLDNSSSISSSTAGTGNAGNVRLTATGAIALDNNSRIESDVEATGAGNGGMVTLIGDTIALRSNSEISSSTAGRGNAGDVSLLGNRAISLDNSRALTTVEAGGRGMAGNVTLAGTASGSPIAVSLSNGSLVSSATAGFGNAGSAKIDTNIDTLALDRSTVSSEVRSGANGSGGNVSLSGRLLSLANNAQATSSSFGQGNAGIVDLSASERLTLDNSSAASAVGSTGLGNGGNVSLNAPEIALNNDAQASSSTAGAGNAGSVEIRGDRVNLNNSSATSAVQAGGRGNGGDVSLSGRLLSLTNNAQATSSSFGQGNAGVVDLSASERLNLDNSSAASAVGSTGLGNGGNVSLNAPEIALNNDAQASSSTAGAGNAGSVEIRGDRVNLNNSSATSAVQAGGRGNGGDVSLSGRLLSLTNNAQASSSTAGNGNAGSVSLSASEKLSLDNSSAVSAVGSTGVGDGGNVSLNAPEIALNNDAQASSSTAGAGNAGSVEIRGDRVNLNNSSATSAVQAGGRGNGGDVSLSGRLLSLTNNAQATSSSFGRGNAGIVDLSASEKLTLDNSSAASAVGSTGAGDGGNVSLNAPEIALNNDAQASSSTAGAGNAGSVEIRGDRVNLNNSSATSAVQAGGRGNGGDVSLSGRLLSLANNAQATSSSFGRGNAGIVDLSASERLLLDNSSAVSAVGSTGVGDGGNVSLNAPEIALNNDAQASSSTAGAGNAGSVSLAASRTVRLDGSSVTSDVEVGGRGKGGNVTVAAPLIQLTNNSAVSSSTAGAGNAGSVSLRADNAIAIDSSTASSAVGETGIGRGGNVGIATRSLSLTNNALLSASTQGRGDAGKIDIHASDSTNLSGSGILSAVGQRATGNGGNIEIETDRLNLSNGAEISGSTAGKGSAGSIAISVKGETQLTDSRITSNVAASAIGDGGDIKLSTDTLDLNLARISSNSEGSGRAGDIELRIASNFVSRGGEITATSLHAGGGNIAISARNTLLTDSSLISSSVFDGTGGGGNITLISPIFLALNDSDILANAVRGDGGNILINSDTFIADLFSNISAFGVGRNVGDFARFRGNGRVDISASSVTGASGAVRFPDFTFLQNSLQRLASNFIDTETAIANSCLTRRNAQHGTFYVTGTGGIPTNPYDAIRGRYEVVGVRGLSGSSPLAAPASSEPQAAWKVGDPVVEAGGLAATADGRLILGTSAQMQEIEQARSLVCMAPSSETEKLN, encoded by the coding sequence ATGAAACTCCAGCGTGCAATACCAGCTTTAATCGTGCTGCTATTAGGGAATGAAGCTTTCGCTTTGCCCCTAGTTCCCGATAGCACTCTCGGTACCGAAAATTCAGCGATCGTTCCCCTTGACGATACAAACAATCGCATTGATGGCGGCGCTTTACGCGGTATCAATCTTTTTCATAGCTTCAGCGAGTTCAATGTTGGCGAAGGCAGTGGCGTTTACTTCAGCAATCCCGCTGCTGTTGAAAATATCCTCACGCGCGTTACGGGCAGCAATCCCTCCGAAATCCTAGGCAGATTGGGCGTTCTGGGCAATGCCAATCTCTTTCTGTTAAATCCGAACGGCATTATCTTCGGCGCAAACGTCCAACTCGATATCGCGGGTTCTTTTACTGCCAGCACCGCCGATCGCATTCTCTTCGAGAATAATAACGGCTATTACAGTGCCAGCGATATCGGGAACAGCAGTTTATTAAGCATTCAACCGGGCGCTCTATTTCATAACGCGGTTGCTACCCAAAGTATTGTCAGCCGGGGCAATTTAACAGTGGGCGGCAGTTTGATTCTATCGGGGGCTAATCTCGATCTCTCCGGACAACTCCACGCGGGTAGAGACTTAACCTTAGAAGCGCTTAACTCTCTAACGATTGCCGATAGTGCGACAGCCCCTTTCAATACGACAAGCGGTAGTAATTTACTCGTTCAAGGCGAGCGCAATCTTAATATTTCTATCTTGCGCCATCCCAATAGCGAGATTACGTCTGGCGGCAATACAATCCTGCGTAGCGATAACCCTATTGTTAGCGATGGAAGATTCCGCAGCTTGGGAAACTTCCGCGTCGAAAATATGAATGGAAACTTGGGAGATTTAATCAGTATCGACGATCCCGTTTTTCAGGTTTCCGGCGATTATTTCTTTAACAATTACACGGGGACTTCGCTGCAAATTTTAGCGGGCGGCAGCGTTTTCTCTACCGGCACGATCGCGATTACCGGCGCAGGCGTTCTCTTCAATAACAGTACGGTAACGCTCTCTAACGGGACTTCGCTTGCGATTAACGGCACGACTCGCCCTGCGCTCGATATTCGGGCCGGAACGACAAGCTTTTTCGGTTCTCCCCTAGCGGTCGGAATGTCGGGAAACGCGGAGATTAACCTCAATCGCATCGTTTTCAATAATACGGCGGCGGCAGCTAACGGTATCGTTTATCTATCGACGCAATACAGCCCCAACCTCAGCCTAGGAGGGGGAAACATTACCATAGGTGCGATCGCTGGGAGTAACAGCATCGGGAATGCAGCAACGGTTGTGATTGACTCGCGGGCGGGCATTCAGACGGGTGACATCAATACTTCGGCGAGTGCAGTCAATCGCAATGGCGGAAACGTCACGTTGTTGGCGCGAGATGGGATTGCCACTCAAACGATCGATACGCGATCCACCCAGCGCGATAGCGGTGCGATCGCGATTAGTAGCAGCAACGGGGGAATAGATACCAGTGGCGGTCAGTTGCTATCGCTAGTAGCAGGTGCCGATCGCTTCGGCCGGAATGGGGGCGCTATAACCTTGAATGCAAGCGGCGACATTCGCGCGGGGGCAATGGATTCCTCGGGCGGTAAAAACGGCGGCGGCGGTAATATCAGCCTTCGCTCGGTTAATGGGAATGTCGAGTTTAATGGGGTGACGATTAATAGCGATACTTACGGCTCGGCGGCGGCGGGAAATATCGCAATTTCGGGCAACGCAGTCAATGTCAGCAATGGCGCGCTGATTACCTCCAGCACCTTTAACCGAGGCAATGGGGGACGAATTCAGATTACAGCGAATAACGCGCTGAACATTGATAATAGTCGGGTGGTGAGTACCACCGAAGCCGCTGCTACGGGGAATGCGGGAACGATCGCGCTGCAAGGGCAATCGCTGGCATTGCAAAACCGCGCTGAAATTACTTCGAGTACCTTCGGACTCGGCAAAGCCGGTACAATCTCGCTAAATTTCAGCGATACCGCCGCGATCGACAATAGCACGATTGCCAGTCAGGGCAGCACCACTGCGGGTAATGATGCCGGACAAGTCGCGATCGGCGCGCGCGTCCTCAACATTCTTAATAACGCTGCCATTTCCTCGAGCAACCAAGGAAGCGGTAACGCCGGACAAGTGACGTTGCTGGGAACCCAAAGCCTGAATATCAACAACAGCCGCGTTACTAGCGACGCTGGCACAGCAACAGTTCCCTCCTTTTCGCGCGGAGTTGTCACGATTCGAGGGGGCGAAGTTGCGCTCCAGAATCAAACCGTTGTTTCTTCTCTAACGAACGGCACTTCTCAAGCCGGGACTGTAACCGTCCGGGCTGACAGCGGCAATGTCTCGATCGCGGGCGGCGTTAGAATCTCCTCGAATAGTTATGGAACCGGCGATGCGGGTAATATCGATTTATTTGCGGCGCGGGATATCGCGATCGATAACAGTCGCGTTTCTAGCGATAATTCTGTCGGCGCGGCAACCAATACGGGGGGTAATGTCACCCTTAATGCACAAAACATAGATTTAGTCAATAGCTCTCAAATTTCCTCGAATACTTCTGGGTTAGCACGGGCGGGAACCGTAAACTTGAATGCGAGCGATCGCGCGACAATTGACAGCAGCGAGATTTTGAGTACCGTAGCTCAGAGCGGTCAAAACCGAGCCGGCGATATTAGCGTTAACGCGCGCTTGCTGTCCCTAGTCAATGGTTCGACGGTTTCCTCGCGAACTCAAGGGCAAGGCGATGCCGGAACGGTGAATCTGCAAGCGAGCCAAGGGATTATCCTCGATCGCAGCACGGTGGATAGCGAAGTCGGCGCTCGTGCAGTCGGGCAAGGCGGAAACGTCAGCGTTATCGGACCCACCGTTGCCCTTCGCAATAGCGCGATCGTCTCCTCGAGTACGTTCGGGCAGGGCAATGCCGGAACGGTTAACTTGAGCGCGACCGCAGGAACGCTGTCCTTGACCGATAGTGCCGTCACCTCCTCGAGTACTTTCGGGCAGGGCAATGCCGGAACGGTTAACTTAAATGCAACCCAAGCAGTTGCCCTGGATAACAGTCGCGTTGAGAGTCGAGTCGCTCTGGGTGCGGTAGGAAACGGCGGTAACATTACCATGACCGGACAATCCCTCTCTTTGGATAATAGTTCTAGCATTTCTTCGAGTACGGCAGGGACGGGTAACGCCGGTAATGTTCGCCTTACAGCCACCGGCGCGATCGCTCTCGACAATAACAGTCGCATCGAGAGCGATGTTGAAGCAACCGGAGCGGGTAATGGCGGCATGGTTACGCTCATCGGCGATACGATCGCGTTACGCAGCAACTCCGAAATCTCTTCGAGTACCGCAGGACGGGGCAATGCGGGCGATGTAAGCCTGCTGGGGAATCGCGCGATCTCGTTAGATAATAGTCGCGCTCTGACGACTGTTGAAGCCGGAGGTCGGGGTATGGCAGGCAATGTCACCCTCGCAGGCACAGCGTCAGGCTCTCCTATTGCCGTCAGCCTGAGCAATGGCTCCCTGGTTTCCTCTGCAACTGCCGGTTTTGGGAATGCTGGGAGCGCCAAAATTGACACGAATATTGATACGCTCGCCCTAGATCGCAGCACCGTTTCCAGCGAAGTGCGATCGGGCGCAAACGGCTCGGGCGGAAATGTATCGCTATCGGGTCGTTTATTATCTTTAGCCAATAATGCTCAAGCCACCTCCAGTAGCTTCGGTCAAGGAAATGCAGGAATTGTCGATTTAAGCGCCAGCGAAAGATTAACCCTCGATAACAGCAGCGCCGCTTCCGCAGTGGGTAGTACGGGTTTAGGGAATGGGGGAAATGTCAGCTTAAACGCACCGGAAATCGCCTTAAATAACGACGCGCAAGCCTCCTCCTCCACGGCGGGAGCGGGGAATGCGGGTAGTGTGGAAATACGGGGCGATCGCGTCAACCTCAATAACAGCAGTGCAACTTCCGCGGTACAAGCCGGAGGTAGAGGCAATGGGGGCGATGTCTCGCTATCGGGTCGTTTGTTATCCCTGACTAATAACGCTCAAGCCACATCGAGTAGCTTCGGTCAAGGAAATGCAGGCGTGGTAGATTTAAGCGCCAGTGAAAGACTGAACCTCGATAACAGCAGCGCCGCTTCCGCAGTGGGTAGCACGGGTTTAGGGAATGGGGGTAATGTCAGCTTAAACGCACCGGAAATCGCCTTAAATAACGACGCGCAAGCTTCCTCCTCCACCGCAGGAGCGGGGAATGCGGGCAGTGTGGAAATACGGGGCGATCGCGTCAACCTCAATAACAGTAGTGCAACTTCTGCGGTACAAGCCGGAGGTAGAGGCAATGGGGGCGATGTCTCGCTATCGGGCCGTTTGTTATCCCTGACTAACAACGCTCAAGCTAGCTCATCGACAGCCGGAAATGGGAACGCTGGGAGCGTCAGTTTAAGCGCCAGCGAAAAACTAAGCCTCGATAATAGCAGTGCCGTTTCCGCAGTGGGTAGCACGGGTGTAGGGGATGGGGGAAATGTCAGCTTAAACGCACCGGAAATCGCCTTAAATAATGACGCGCAAGCTTCCTCCTCCACGGCGGGAGCGGGGAATGCGGGTAGTGTGGAAATACGGGGCGATCGCGTTAACCTCAACAATAGCAGTGCAACTTCTGCGGTACAAGCCGGAGGTAGAGGCAATGGGGGCGATGTCTCGCTATCGGGTCGTTTGTTATCCTTAACTAATAACGCTCAAGCCACCTCGAGTAGCTTCGGTCGAGGAAATGCAGGAATTGTCGATTTGAGTGCCAGCGAAAAACTGACCCTCGATAACAGTAGTGCCGCTTCCGCAGTAGGTAGCACGGGTGCAGGGGATGGGGGCAATGTCAGCTTAAACGCACCGGAAATCGCCTTAAATAATGACGCGCAAGCCTCCTCCTCCACGGCGGGAGCGGGAAATGCGGGCAGTGTGGAAATACGGGGCGATCGCGTTAACCTCAACAATAGCAGTGCAACTTCTGCGGTACAAGCCGGAGGTAGAGGCAATGGGGGCGATGTCTCGCTATCGGGTCGTTTGTTATCCTTAGCTAATAACGCTCAAGCCACCTCGAGTAGCTTCGGTCGAGGAAATGCAGGAATTGTCGATTTGAGTGCCAGCGAAAGACTGCTCCTCGATAATAGCAGTGCCGTTTCCGCAGTAGGTAGCACGGGTGTAGGGGATGGGGGCAATGTCAGCTTAAACGCCCCGGAAATCGCCTTAAATAATGACGCGCAAGCTTCCTCCTCCACGGCGGGAGCGGGGAATGCTGGCAGTGTTAGCCTTGCAGCGTCGCGAACCGTCCGCCTAGATGGGAGTAGCGTAACCTCTGATGTTGAAGTCGGCGGTCGGGGTAAAGGCGGCAATGTGACGGTTGCAGCCCCCTTAATTCAGTTGACGAACAACAGTGCGGTCTCCTCCTCGACAGCGGGTGCGGGAAACGCAGGAAGCGTGAGTTTAAGGGCAGACAATGCGATCGCGATCGACAGCAGTACCGCATCCTCGGCTGTTGGCGAAACCGGAATCGGCAGAGGGGGAAACGTCGGCATCGCCACCCGTTCGCTATCCTTGACCAATAACGCCCTGTTATCCGCTAGCACTCAAGGTCGAGGTGATGCTGGGAAGATTGACATCCATGCCAGCGACAGCACGAACCTATCGGGAAGCGGAATCCTTAGCGCGGTGGGACAGAGAGCAACGGGGAACGGCGGCAATATCGAGATCGAGACCGATCGCCTGAACTTAAGCAATGGTGCAGAAATTTCTGGGAGTACGGCGGGGAAAGGGAGTGCCGGTTCGATCGCTATTTCAGTGAAAGGAGAGACGCAATTAACCGACAGCCGGATTACTAGCAATGTAGCAGCAAGCGCGATCGGCGATGGTGGCGACATTAAACTCAGCACCGACACGCTCGACCTCAATTTGGCTCGTATTTCCTCCAACTCCGAAGGAAGCGGCAGGGCAGGAGATATCGAGCTTCGGATTGCGTCAAACTTTGTCAGTCGCGGGGGCGAAATTACGGCGACTTCTCTGCACGCAGGAGGCGGCAACATTGCCATCTCTGCCCGCAATACGCTGCTGACCGACAGTAGTTTAATTAGTAGCAGCGTTTTTGATGGTACTGGAGGAGGCGGTAATATTACGCTCATCTCTCCGATATTCCTGGCTTTAAACGACAGCGACATCCTAGCCAATGCGGTTCGGGGCGATGGGGGTAACATTCTCATCAATTCCGACACTTTTATTGCCGATCTGTTCTCAAACATCAGTGCGTTTGGGGTGGGGCGCAATGTAGGAGACTTTGCCCGGTTTCGGGGCAATGGGCGCGTCGATATTTCCGCTTCTTCGGTGACGGGCGCGAGCGGTGCGGTGCGCTTCCCAGACTTTACATTCCTCCAAAATTCCTTGCAACGGCTGGCGAGCAATTTTATCGATACGGAAACCGCGATCGCGAATTCCTGCCTGACTCGTCGCAATGCCCAGCACGGAACTTTTTATGTTACGGGTACGGGCGGCATTCCGACAAACCCTTATGATGCCATTCGCGGTCGGTATGAAGTGGTTGGCGTTCGAGGATTGAGTGGTAGTTCGCCCTTGGCAGCGCCAGCTTCAAGCGAACCGCAAGCAGCTTGGAAAGTGGGCGATCCCGTCGTCGAAGCTGGGGGACTGGCAGCTACCGCCGACGGACGTTTGATTTTAGGAACGAGCGCCCAAATGCAAGAGATCGAGCAAGCGCGATCGCTCGTTTGTATGGCTCCGAGTTCGGAAACAGAAAAGCTAAATTAA
- a CDS encoding peptide ABC transporter substrate-binding protein has product MPKISLPRLSPFIFALALAACNPATTTQQTANPDTLKLLYWQAPTILNPHLSTGFKDSEASRITLEPLASFEKDGKTMIPFLAAEIPSVANGGVAKDGRSVTWKLKPNVKWSDGTPFTAADVVFTHKFVTTPAVGATTAGAYELIEKVEAIDPLTVKVTFKQPNPAWFTVFVGTEGMILPQHLYAKYAGANAREAPANLKPVGTGGYRVVEFKPGDTVVYEANPEYREANGVGFKRVELKGGGDATSAARAVLQTGDADFAYNLQLEAPVLKEFETAGRGRVVTTPNSLVERVLINHSDPNRTTVEGEKSSVQFPHPFLSDLKVRQALNLAIDRDAIATQLYGSTGKATANFLVAPPQFVSPNTRYEFNLQKAAQLLDEAGWKDTNGNGTRDRNGIEMKILFQTSVNPLRQKTQEIIKQTLQQIGIGVELKSIDASIYFSSDPANKETTEHFEADLQMFSTGNTNPDPLTYFKTYTCKEIPQKKNNWTGDNVSRYCSPEYDRLWQQMGAELNPEKRAALVIQLNDKLVSEAIVLPIIARQETVGIATTLEGFELTPWDLNTWRVAQWRRKTD; this is encoded by the coding sequence ATGCCCAAAATTAGCCTTCCCCGCCTTTCCCCCTTTATCTTCGCTCTCGCCCTCGCCGCCTGCAACCCAGCCACGACAACGCAACAAACCGCCAATCCCGACACCTTAAAACTCCTCTACTGGCAAGCGCCGACGATTCTCAATCCCCATCTCTCCACAGGATTTAAAGATTCTGAAGCCAGTCGCATTACCCTCGAACCCCTTGCTAGTTTTGAGAAGGACGGGAAGACGATGATTCCTTTCCTCGCTGCGGAGATTCCCAGCGTTGCGAATGGCGGGGTAGCCAAAGATGGGCGTTCGGTCACTTGGAAGTTGAAACCGAATGTAAAATGGTCGGACGGTACGCCCTTTACTGCTGCCGATGTGGTGTTTACTCACAAATTCGTGACGACACCGGCAGTGGGGGCGACAACGGCGGGTGCTTACGAATTGATTGAAAAAGTCGAAGCGATCGACCCCTTAACGGTAAAAGTTACCTTTAAACAGCCGAATCCGGCTTGGTTTACGGTTTTTGTGGGAACGGAAGGAATGATTCTCCCGCAACATCTGTATGCGAAGTATGCGGGGGCAAACGCGCGGGAAGCGCCCGCTAACCTCAAACCCGTAGGGACGGGAGGGTATCGCGTTGTGGAGTTCAAACCGGGCGATACGGTGGTTTACGAGGCGAACCCGGAATATCGGGAGGCGAACGGTGTTGGGTTTAAGCGGGTGGAATTGAAGGGGGGCGGCGATGCAACTTCGGCAGCGCGGGCGGTGCTGCAAACGGGGGATGCCGATTTTGCCTACAATTTGCAGTTGGAAGCGCCGGTTTTAAAGGAGTTTGAAACGGCGGGGCGGGGGCGCGTGGTGACGACTCCGAATTCGTTGGTGGAACGAGTGCTTATCAATCATAGCGATCCCAATCGCACGACGGTAGAAGGGGAGAAGTCGAGCGTACAATTTCCCCATCCGTTTTTGAGCGATCTTAAGGTGCGGCAGGCGTTGAATCTCGCGATCGATCGCGACGCGATCGCGACTCAATTATACGGCTCCACGGGCAAGGCTACTGCTAATTTCCTGGTCGCACCGCCACAGTTTGTCTCCCCCAATACTCGCTATGAATTTAACTTGCAAAAAGCCGCACAGTTGCTTGATGAGGCGGGCTGGAAGGATACCAATGGGAACGGTACGCGCGATCGCAACGGCATTGAAATGAAAATTCTTTTTCAAACTTCTGTTAACCCATTGCGCCAAAAAACGCAAGAGATTATCAAACAAACGTTACAACAAATTGGGATTGGGGTCGAACTTAAAAGCATTGATGCCAGTATTTACTTTTCCAGCGATCCCGCTAACAAAGAAACAACCGAACATTTTGAAGCCGATTTGCAAATGTTCAGCACCGGAAATACCAACCCCGATCCCCTGACCTACTTCAAAACCTACACCTGTAAAGAAATTCCTCAGAAAAAGAATAATTGGACGGGTGATAATGTCTCGCGTTATTGTAGCCCGGAATACGATCGCCTCTGGCAGCAGATGGGCGCAGAGTTGAACCCAGAGAAACGCGCAGCCCTCGTCATCCAATTAAACGACAAATTAGTCAGCGAAGCGATCGTCCTACCCATTATCGCGCGCCAAGAAACCGTAGGGATTGCCACTACCCTCGAGGGATTCGAGCTAACGCCCTGGGATTTAAATACTTGGAGAGTTGCCCAGTGGCGGCGTAAAACCGATTAA
- the gcvT gene encoding glycine cleavage system aminomethyltransferase GcvT — MTSSELARTPLYDRAVRQGARLTAFSGWEMPVQFAGLKQEHETVRTSAGMFDISHMGKFVLQGKELIEALQPLVPSNLARLQPGQAQYTVLLNPEAGIIDDVIFYRQEDSTAGEQRGILIVNAATKIKDKNWLQAHLNAPSAILTDVSDENALIAVQGPRAAAVLQTLVAEDLGATPAFGHLDATILGKPGFLARTGYTGEDGFEVMVAPEVGGLLWDALLAAGVASCGLGARDTLRLEAAMALYGQDIDEATTPLEAGLGWLVHWDDKEDFIGRSRLEQQKAEGVKRRLVGLEMEGRYIARHGYPVVVDGVAVGEVTSGTLSPTLGKAIALAYVPATSSKIGRTFDVEIRGKLHPAKVVKKPFYRSSHRQSI; from the coding sequence GTGACTTCCTCCGAACTTGCCCGCACGCCATTATACGATCGCGCTGTCCGACAAGGCGCTCGCCTCACTGCCTTTTCTGGCTGGGAAATGCCCGTTCAGTTTGCTGGTTTAAAGCAAGAACACGAAACGGTAAGGACTTCAGCGGGAATGTTCGATATTTCTCATATGGGGAAGTTTGTCCTGCAAGGAAAAGAACTCATCGAAGCGTTACAACCGTTGGTTCCTTCCAATCTCGCGCGCTTGCAGCCCGGTCAAGCTCAGTATACAGTCTTACTCAATCCCGAAGCCGGAATTATCGATGACGTAATTTTCTATCGTCAGGAAGATAGCACCGCTGGGGAACAGCGAGGCATTTTAATCGTTAATGCTGCGACCAAAATCAAAGATAAAAACTGGCTGCAAGCTCATTTAAACGCTCCCTCCGCCATCTTAACGGACGTTTCCGACGAAAATGCTCTGATTGCCGTGCAAGGGCCTCGTGCGGCGGCAGTCCTACAAACCTTGGTGGCGGAAGATTTGGGCGCAACGCCCGCCTTCGGACACCTCGATGCAACGATTCTGGGGAAACCGGGATTTTTAGCGAGAACGGGTTATACCGGGGAGGATGGGTTTGAGGTGATGGTTGCGCCGGAGGTGGGAGGATTGCTTTGGGATGCGCTGTTGGCGGCGGGAGTTGCGTCTTGCGGCTTGGGGGCGCGGGATACCCTGCGGTTGGAGGCAGCAATGGCGCTGTACGGGCAGGATATCGACGAAGCAACGACTCCGTTAGAGGCGGGGTTGGGCTGGTTGGTGCATTGGGATGATAAGGAGGATTTTATCGGGCGATCGCGCTTGGAGCAACAGAAGGCAGAAGGCGTAAAGCGGCGTTTGGTGGGTTTGGAGATGGAAGGACGCTACATCGCCCGTCACGGTTATCCGGTGGTGGTTGATGGGGTTGCGGTGGGGGAAGTGACGAGTGGTACGCTTTCGCCGACGCTGGGCAAAGCGATCGCGCTAGCCTACGTTCCCGCAACTTCGAGTAAAATCGGACGAACCTTTGATGTAGAAATTCGCGGCAAACTTCATCCGGCGAAGGTGGTGAAAAAACCGTTTTATCGCTCGTCGCATCGGCAATCTATTTAA
- a CDS encoding c-type cytochrome — MNNWNIKRLNGLAIALFLAFLLYSSPAIAAPTTAGAQLFEVHCAGCHANGGNIIRRGKNLKQKALQRNGVDTLAAVTEIVTNGKNNMSAFRDRLSPEEIETVAAYVLNRASENWKN, encoded by the coding sequence ATGAATAATTGGAATATCAAGAGATTGAATGGGTTGGCGATCGCGCTTTTTTTAGCTTTCCTCCTCTATTCTTCCCCAGCCATCGCCGCCCCGACAACAGCGGGCGCTCAATTATTTGAAGTCCATTGTGCCGGTTGCCATGCCAATGGCGGTAATATTATCCGGCGCGGAAAAAACCTCAAACAAAAGGCATTACAGCGCAATGGAGTTGATACCCTTGCCGCTGTCACAGAAATCGTCACCAATGGTAAGAATAATATGTCAGCGTTTCGCGATCGCCTCAGCCCGGAAGAAATCGAAACAGTTGCCGCCTACGTTCTCAATCGTGCATCTGAAAACTGGAAAAATTAA
- a CDS encoding cation diffusion facilitator family transporter codes for MIDQKSPRSYALLSIAAAVATIALKFVAYKLTGSVGLLSDALESGINLVAAVVAFWALSFAAKPPDEEHAFGHTKAEYFSSGLESILILLAAVGIAIAAWGRLFNPQPLEQVNIGLVLSLAATAINGAVAWILLKAGRRLRSITLKADAHHLLTDVWTSFGVIIGIFIVKLTGLLILDPIIALLVAVNIVWAGFKLLKETGSGLLDSSIPKEERKIITNILASYEERGILFHALRTRVAGSRRFIMFHVLVPGEWTVLQGHTLCEEIELAIIKALPESFVISHLEPKDDPSAWADVNLERV; via the coding sequence ATGATAGACCAAAAGTCTCCCCGTTCTTACGCTCTCCTCTCCATCGCCGCTGCCGTTGCTACTATCGCCCTCAAATTTGTAGCCTATAAATTAACAGGTTCGGTGGGATTGCTCTCCGATGCGCTCGAATCGGGGATTAACTTAGTTGCCGCCGTTGTTGCATTTTGGGCGCTATCTTTTGCTGCAAAACCACCCGATGAAGAACACGCTTTCGGACATACGAAAGCCGAATACTTTTCCAGCGGTTTAGAAAGTATTTTGATTTTACTAGCTGCGGTAGGAATTGCGATCGCGGCTTGGGGGCGCTTATTTAATCCTCAACCCCTCGAACAAGTCAATATCGGTTTGGTGCTTTCCCTCGCAGCCACAGCCATTAACGGTGCTGTCGCTTGGATTTTGTTAAAAGCTGGGCGGCGACTGCGTTCTATTACCCTCAAAGCTGACGCACATCACCTCCTCACCGACGTTTGGACTTCCTTTGGTGTAATCATTGGTATTTTCATCGTTAAACTCACGGGTTTATTAATTCTCGATCCAATTATTGCGCTTCTTGTCGCTGTTAATATTGTTTGGGCAGGCTTTAAACTTTTAAAAGAAACAGGTTCGGGACTTCTCGACAGTTCCATTCCCAAAGAAGAGCGAAAAATTATTACGAATATTTTAGCTTCCTACGAAGAGCGCGGCATTCTTTTTCATGCTTTGAGAACGCGGGTTGCCGGTTCGCGCCGCTTTATTATGTTTCACGTTTTAGTTCCGGGAGAATGGACAGTTTTACAAGGTCATACTTTATGTGAAGAAATCGAACTCGCGATTATTAAAGCATTGCCGGAAAGTTTTGTGATTTCTCACCTCGAACCCAAAGACGATCCGAGCGCTTGGGCTGATGTCAATTTAGAGAGAGTATAA